The Vagococcus penaei genome includes the window CGGCATTATCCCAGGGATTTCCTTTTCTACTCAACGATCGCTTGATATTAAATGTATTTAGTATGGTATCAATCACTTGATTATCAAATTCTTTTCCTCTATCAGTATGAAACAACTGAATGTTTGTTAAGGCGTACGGAATCGTATAAAATGCCTGTTTAACTAATTCGGCATCTTTTGATGCCCCACAACTAAATCCAATGATTTCTCGATTAAATAAATCAAGAATTAAACAGACATAGTGCCAACGATTGCCAACCTTGACATAAGTTAAATCGGTGACAACTTTTTCTAATGGCATAACGGAGTTAAAATGACGTTTTAATTGATTGGTTATTTTAGACTCATTCACATTAGAAGATACCACCTTAAAATAAGCTTTCGTATACACAGAAACGAGGTTTCTGTGTCGCATAATCCTTCTAATTTTTCTTCTACTGAGAATGATGCCTTCTAAACTAAGTGCTTTTTTTATTTTACGAGCGCCATAAGCTTTTTTATTTTGGCGAAAAATCATTTCCACAATTTCTTCTAGTTCACTTTCTAGTAATGGCTTCTTTTCCTGATAATAGTAAGTTTGTCTTGATATTTTAAGGACTCGGCACATCGCTGATATAGAATATTTATGTTTGTTGGCTTTAATTACTTGCCTTTTCGTCCGAATATCAGCGCCGCTTGCTTTAAAATATCATTTTCCATTTCAAGCATTTTAAGTTCTTTTCTGAGTTTGATTAATTCCTTTTGTTCAGGTGTTAAATTATCTTTTTCTTTGAATGAACCTGTGGTTGTTCCTTGTTTTACCCACCTATCAAAAGTTGAAGGAGTTAACTCATAGTCACGAATAATATCTATTCTAGGTTTTCCTGATTGGTAAAGATCTACCATTTGTTGTTTAAATTCTTTGGTAAAAGTTCTTCTTGGTTTACGTTCTAACATGACATTTCCTCCAGTGTGTTTTCTTATTCTCATCACACCTTATTTTTTCTGTCTAGTCAAGTGTAGCCTATCCATTGTTTAATTTCCGGCTTGGTAATATATCAACTAATTCTCCTGTTTTGCCATCGGCACAGATAAAGCTCATTTTATCTTCGTAGCTAGCGTGAGACCTAAATTCGTCTACCATTAAAACTTCAGGGAAACTACGTGGTTTAAGTTGATGAGGTAGTTGAGATTCAACGGACTTAAGAACTCTTAAAACAGTAGTTAATGAGACTTGGCATAGCTTAGCGATAAGTGTCATAGAGATTTTCTCAGTTAAAAGCTCTAAGATTTTTAAGGTGACAAACTTACTAATATGACAGTTCTTTTCAACAATTGAGCATTGTGCAGTCCAATTATGACAGCAATTTTTACAATAAAATCTTTGTTTCTTGAGCTTTAGAATAGCAGGTAGGTTTTGATAAGAATCAAGGCGAATAGTGACTTCCTTTTTTCCGTTTCTGACAATAATAATTTTTCCTTCTCCATCAATAACAGATGAGCCACAGTTTTTACAAGCCGAAGGCATAGGAGAATAAGCTCCTTCGATAACCAAAGTATTTTTCCCTTTAATTTTAGTTTCCTCAGTATTAGTTAAATCTAAATCTGCATCTGTAATTCTCAGCATTTTTTTGATATGATTGTTCATAACATGTCGTACTTTCTACCTAACATTTTTGTGTGGTGCTTAAATTTTAC containing:
- a CDS encoding IS3 family transposase (programmed frameshift); this encodes MLERKPRRTFTKEFKQQMVDLYQSGKPRIDIIRDYELTPSTFDRWVKQGTTTGSFKEKDNLTPEQKELIKLRKELKMLEMENDILKQAALIFGPKRQVIKANKHKYSISAMCRVLKISRQTYYYQEKKPLLESELEEIVEMIFRQNKKAYGARKIKKALSLEGIILSRRKIRRIMRHRNLVSVYTKAYFKVVSSNVNESKITNQLKRHFNSVMPLEKVVTDLTYVKVGNRWHYVCLILDLFNREIIGFSCGASKDAELVKQAFYTIPYALTNIQLFHTDRGKEFDNQVIDTILNTFNIKRSLSRKGNPWDNAVAESTYKSFKAEFVYPNQFETLKELSMALYDYVHWWNHFRIHGALNYVTPLSIRAQRLAIASLEDESNCDTCEIAG
- a CDS encoding transposase family protein, whose translation is MNNHIKKMLRITDADLDLTNTEETKIKGKNTLVIEGAYSPMPSACKNCGSSVIDGEGKIIIVRNGKKEVTIRLDSYQNLPAILKLKKQRFYCKNCCHNWTAQCSIVEKNCHISKFVTLKILELLTEKISMTLIAKLCQVSLTTVLRVLKSVESQLPHQLKPRSFPEVLMVDEFRSHASYEDKMSFICADGKTGELVDILPSRKLNNG